The Balaenoptera ricei isolate mBalRic1 chromosome 9, mBalRic1.hap2, whole genome shotgun sequence genome segment TGGGGAGGGGGGTTGGCCTCGGCAGCTATTTCAGGTAGGGTAGTCCGGGAAAGCCTCTCTGAGCAGCCAGTAGTGGTTGAGCAAAACTTGAATTAAGTGAAGGACTGAGCCACTTgatggtggggtgagggggaagggcATCCCCGATGGCATTAACTGCAAGTGCAAAGAGCCTTGTGGTGGAATAAAACAAGCTTGTCTTATGAAGAACAGCAGTGAGGTCTAGGGTGGCTAGCGTGGGGTTGAGAGAGGGGCGAGCAGGAAGTGATGAGTCTGGAGAGGTAGGCACGGGCTAGCTTAGGTAAGTTCTTTAGGCCATGGGAAGGTCAGACTTTAAGCGGGGTGGGGAGCTATTGAGTATTGAGCAGGTTCAAAAAGTGATCTGATTAAGATGCTAAAACAGTCTGTACCTGAGAAGATCCAGTGCCACTACGTGGCACAACTCCAGGGGCCACCATTTACGTGGAATTTAGGGCAACGCCTCAAGCATCGTCCAGCCTTGAGAATAGATTGTCAAGGCAAGAGTGGAAGCCGGAAGACCAATTGGGAGATTGTGGCAGTGGTTCCGGTCTGAAGAGGGTGGTAGCCTCAGGGGTAGTATAGGATATAGGTAGTATTTTCTCACCGTTTAAGTTCGTGAATATATTATAATGGACCATATGGTAATAGTGTTATTTTGAAGATGATAATGTGCTAAATCTATTTATGCTATTACGTAAAACATATTCATGTGGTTAAAAATCGAAGCCTTGCAGAACTTGGAATAAAAAGCTGTCTCCTGCCCCGTTTCTCCCCAACCCCAGTTACATTTCCTGAGGGAGCCCTTTTCACTCTTCACtatgtttttaattcttccaGCGAATCCTTTGTAAATTGAAATAAGATGCACAAACCACTTTTCGTCCTCGGTCCTCCTCAGACTCCAGCCATTACTTCCTGTagaaggggcagggtggggagatcAAGCTCACTTACAAGCATCTGGCTCCTTTCTTCTACTTGGAATGTGGTTATTTACCATTATTAGTCTGCTAGTTGACCCCAATATGTTCTCCCCTCCTTACAAGCAACAGACTTTTTAGTTGGGAGCATGGCTACCTTTTCtcatcttctcccctttttttttgttaaccGTGGGACTGGGTATGCTTGTCTGCAGAGAATGTGGGTCAAGAGCACAGCCCAGGGGGACGTCGACTTTATTTCTCGCACATGAGAACGGGACTGGGTCTGTTCTCACGACGAATTGCACAGGCAATGTCTCTGTTCTTAAAGAATTCAAGAAGACAGGCTACAGGTGGCTGAGATTTTGCTGAGAAGAGCAGAAAGTGAGTCTTGCCAGACTAGGAGCAAGTATGTGGCAGACAAACTGTTGCCCCAAATTGTTCTCCTGATGGCTATTAACAATATGTAACAATTGGGGTCtgttgtcttttccagcttcttgtGGCTGGATAGAGCTAAAAGACTTAAGTTCAGGCAAGTGGGGTATGAATGGAAGTGCCCTGTGCAAACCTTATGGGCCATTCCTTGAAAAGAGGGGCACATCCTCCCTTTTCCCACGGGCTGGAATCCCCATGTCAGTCATTAGAGCAGCCATTTGGATGAGGACAGGTTGCTATCTGTTGAGGAGTGCAGAACAACATGTCTGAAGGAGCCCGGGGCCCTGATAGCCTTGCAGGGGAGAGCTGCCACGTGCTCAGATCTCAGAGAAATGAACTTCTGTCATGTTTATGCtaattttaagtgattttaattATAATCTGTTATATCCACGTCATACCTACATTTAGCTTTTTAATTTACGTAATATACTCACCccttttatttctcagtttttcctCTATAGACCTTATAGTTGTACTGTTTCCGCTATTAGTGTTAATTACCTGATGCTGATTTCCCGTCCTCCTCTTTACTAAGTTTCCAGCTCTAGCTTCCCTGGCAGCTATGGGGGGCATGTGACGTACGTTCTGGTGTATGAGACAGGAGACAGTCATCTTGTGACTGAGGAAGATATATATACTAAGGGAATTAGAGGTGCTGGGTCAGACACACTTAATTCTGAAACCATCGCCAGTCGCACCTGCATCCAGACATTTTTGTGAGGAAAATACCCTCCCAAGGTTGCTAATCTACTTTATGTTTAAGAATCATTAAGTAAGAATGATTCTTATGGTAAGAATCGTTAAGTTCTCTGCTCTTTGAGTAGTTGCTTCTAGAAATTCAAGACTATTTAATGGAGTTTACATCAAGACTATTTTTCACTGCAAAACCACATAATGTACTTGGttgcatttcttaaaattttatttttcttggggtcttttttttttcttctctacccaTCTTGTCTCCCTTCATTGCTTCCTTAAGTTGTTCAAAATTATAAACCGGTGCCTATCAACGGGGATGGTAATAACCCCtagcagacatttaaaaaagtatGGGGTGTTTTTGGTTTTCTCGGTTGATTGGGGGCTTGCCACTGGTATTTAGTGGGTGGGATCCAGGGATTCTAGAAATCCTGGAATGCATGCTGTATTGTCCGTCACCCATGGCATTTGAATGCCCTGTTGGACATTTCTGTAGTTAAAGCCGGTTTATAATTATTTGAGTCTAGAGCATAactcttcatctacaaaatgcaAAGTTTTTTTTGCATGGGTTTACTAAGTTATTTTTCTAGAACGACAACTTCTGGGTAAATTGAAGGAAGATTGAACTTTCCTGAGAATTGCTcactattttgaaaaatgtcacCAACAGCACCAGTGATGCTTCTGATACTGTGTTACCAATACAAGTTGCTTGTGTCAGCCTTCATTTTCAGTTGTCACATTCTCCTTGATTTTTTGGACACATGTATAAAAACTTCTTAGCCCTTATTTCAAAATGTCAGCACTCTGTTTTTGACAACTTTCAGTTAAATATCGCCTAACTTCCCTTAAGTTCTGACTTCTTCATTATATAAGACTAGATGCATACatccactatcttttttttttttttttttttttttttttattttttttttttccaacaaaaggTTCACATGTTTATTACTGAGCTACACAGTGAGCAGTGGTGAGGAAAGatcaagaaaagaggagagagcatCAAACACAGGCAGCTGTCCCAGACACTAGTGATGTTCTGATTATGTGTGCCACTTCATATGTGAGGCTCCTTATAGACCCAGCTTGGTTCTTCTCCAATGTCTTCTCTTAGAGTTGTACCTGATTTTATTACCAGTTTTCATTCGAATCCACTGGGGAATGGGAcgattctgcttttgtttcttggccAGGAATCGTTTGATCCTGAAAGTCTTGTGAGAAGACATGACGAGGAGCAAATCCAACCGCACATAGGATGGCggacaagagaaaaagaggaggaatCGAGCGGAAGGACGTGTTTTTTCATCCACTATCTTGTAGACCAGCTACGCCTAAGCATTTACATACTAATATACATGTTATTTCAGTTACTTTGTTTCTGTTCCCATTAGGATGTTATATTTTTGAAAACGTCTGTGCAGATAATATACCTAGGGATAAATGTCATTGCTGCATAGCAAAAGGgttattgttctgtttttttgcaATTATAGGGGGTTTATCAGTTAGGGCCCAGTAGGAGATAGCCTGTTACACTCCAAGGGACAGTTCGCAAATGAGAGGGTCAGGCAGGTTTAAGGGAACCAGTGACGGGATGGTGAAGCGTTCAAGAGTTGGCTACAGAGGGAAACCCTTACTACCCCTGGGCCTCCAAGAGCGGGAGGAGGGAGCTGTGGTCTGAACTGGGCGGGAGAAAGGCTGCCTGACAGAGGCCGTGGAGAGTCTAGTCACTGAGACTGTGCGTGGCAGGGAGGGAGCGAAGGGCGTGACTCTGCTGGCTTTGTCTTCCTTCCCTCCGATTCCTCTGGTGCTGGCCCTTCACCAGAAGGGAAACCCAGAGAGAAGCTGGAGAGCAGAAGTGCTTGCTGTTCTAAGTCATTAGTCCCCCAAGGCACAGAACAGGGTAGACAACAGGGGAAAAGTAGATCTGGAGGGCAAAGGGGAATAGCCAGCACAGGGGATGTCGTGTCTGATTAGGGTTGAGAGTCACTATTCCAAAGGATGGCAttcatctctctctctacctTTCTCCCCTCGTGTAGCCTTGCTCAGGCGTAACGCTAACCTGAACTGGTGTTTGGACAGCAGGCTGAGTTGTCATTCTCCCTTCTTAGTTCTTTTGAGTtggcaacacttttttttttcttcttgtttgaaCCTTTGCACATGCACCTTTGTAAGAAAGAGTGTGATAAATTTCCCAAATCCGTGCAAGTGTGTAGTTATCTTTATTTTGGTAGAGAATGGGCTGGCCATAGAAGTCTGGGTTGAAATCATTTTCCCTCAGACCTTTGAAGGCATTGCTTCACAAGTGTTGCTAGTGAAAAGTTTGAAGTCTGGTGTCATTTTTATATGAcccatttttttcctgtctcatATGCTTttactgttctttatttttagaGGGTTCTAAAATGTTACAACAATccttttggcttttaaaaaattttaagagccaaaacaatttttgttGTGCTAGGCACTTACTTACACTCAATATGGCTTTAGGAGTGTGTCTTTCAGCTCTTGGAAATTCTTGTATTTTTGTGAACTTGAAATGGAAGGAGGCTGGGCAGTAAAGggtggtatttgcttttctttaggGTGAGACAGCTTCTTGAAATCATCCTACTGTCTTTATTGGAACATTTAAAGATCTTGGAATGTTCTATTTGGATGAATTTTCTAATCATAATCTTCAGGGTGATTGTCATTAACAAACAAGTGTTTTCCTTTCATCTGCCTCTTGACTTTACTTTAGGAACACAGAGTAATGTAAAATTCAGGAGAATCAAAGGATATAACAGTGTATTCATATTATGTGCATATTCCCTATTATGTTATAATTTTCTATGACTTAGTTTTATGTTTGACTCCCCTGTGCATTAATGAAGCTATTAACAGGAATAAGACCCATAGATCCTAAAATGACCTTGATATGATGGAATATAAACATCTGGCTGGAGAAAGGAATTTCAAAAGAAATGTGCTTGTTCAGCATTTTTGCCTCTAGGCATTAACCAGTAATGATAAAggtaagaataaaattaaaggtTCTCATCTAATTAGTTATCCAGCtcttttcagtctgtgtgtgtgtgtatgtgtgtatgtatgactcCTATGTCTATGAAATTTTATGAGTCTGTTGGGCTATTTTCTTTAATGTAGAATAGTGTAAACTTTCAATTAAATAAAACCCAGGTAAGTTGAATATTTTAAGCAGTTTTAGGAGGAAACAAATAAGGGAGTAATGAGGGGAATCAATTTGTGAGGTATGTGTTAAGGTCAGAGAGAGACCTGAATTCCATTAGTAACTCTTTGGCAAAAGTTACTTGATTCTTTTTATAGTGCAAGGCCCTCAGGCCCTGCTCCCTGACCATATCAATAGATAATGGCTTCAGTAGGTAGTACCCTCTGTGTCTTTCCCCCACCAAGAGTCAAGTGCCTGACAATGAGaacattttaactttttacaAAGCAACTTCTTTTATTCTCATTAAAGACTGTTCTCTTCAGCAGTATTTGCTTAAATACTGCACTTTTGACTTGGGTTTTTTCTCACTGGGGACCTTCCTAGGCCCCCaatgttttcattaatttcagAATTACGTATTGCTGTTCAGAGGCCTCACAACAGAATAGTCTGT includes the following:
- the LOC132371420 gene encoding large ribosomal subunit protein eL39 encodes the protein MSSHKTFRIKRFLAKKQKQNRPIPQWIRMKTGNKIRYNSKRRHWRRTKLGL